A section of the Diabrotica virgifera virgifera chromosome 8, PGI_DIABVI_V3a genome encodes:
- the LOC126889301 gene encoding toll-like receptor 7 produces the protein MCEISSQVYDRVQTAMWLTTTIVVVVSIIVCRGDVPYTSHNSLYFYCNITGLHNETITCKNMVDIISSYHVHPTAFRNASNLYIFGTLKHLQSILRPDTYSEMHNWKRIRISHTILTTIVPRSFYKMNNLEHIALTDTSITYVQPNAFMELPKLREVILARNKIVDFDNNMFVLCPFVRLLDFGNNRIYNTKDLAFFGVIGSVLHINLSNNRINSSFINVYQSYTDRIRSLWYAHNKFTQLKVGWFKLRKKLRVINFAYNEIGYIEQNTFKDNPNLHTIILSYNKLINIPVTMLPANFYPNLKYLAMDHNWIMGLDTSKQGPFRLLTNLTKITLAGNPFYCSCLNEVLNQIKHINVQQVCSEEEHTREICIAEEEDLETPCHLIPVNENSMNRDYFIKENTAPTSFDPLYCLIDEFIIP, from the exons atgtgcGAAATTTCAAGCCAGGTGTACGATAGAGTGCAAACAGCAATGTGGTTAACAACAACAATAGTGGTGGTCGTTTCAATAATTGTCTGCAGAGGAGACGTGCCCTACACGTCGCACAATTCgctttatttttattgtaacaTAACTGGTCTTCATAATGAAACTATCACGTGCAAGAATATGGTTGATATTATTAGTTCTTATCATGTCCATCCAACTGCTTTTAGAAACGCTTCAAATCTTTATATCTTTGGAACACTCAAACATTTGCAATCTATTTTAAGACCAGACACTTACAGCGAAATGCATAACTGGAAAAGGATTAGAATCAGCCACACTATTTTGACAACGATAGTACCTAGGTCATTTTATAAGATGAATAATTTGGAGCACATTGCTTTGACTGATACTAGTATTACGTACGTACAGCCCAATGCATTCATGGAGTTGCCTAAATTAAGAGAG GTTATATTGGCAAGGAATAAAATTGTTGACTTTGATAACAACATGTTTGTACTATGTCCATTTGTAAGGTTACTCGATTTTGGAAATAACCGGATATATAACACCAAGGATTTGGCTTTTTTTGGCGTAATAGGATCCGTACTACACATAAACCTTAGTAATAATAGAATTAACAGCTCGTTTATAAACGTTTATCAGAGTTATACTGACCGTATTAGAAGCTTGTGGTATGCGCATAATAAATTTACACAACTTAAAGTAGGATGGttcaaattaagaaaaaaattaagaGTAATCAATTTTGCCTACAACGAGATAGGATATATAGAGCAAAACACATTCAAGGACAATCCTAATTTGCATACGATCATTCTATCTTACAACAAGTTGATCAATATTCCTGTAACGATGCTTCCAGCAAATTTTTATCCGAATTTGAAATATCTGGCGATGGATCACAACTGGATTATGGGATTAGATACCAGCAAGCAAGGTCCTTTCAGACTCTTAACCAacttaacaaaaataactttGGCTGGAAATCCATTTTACTGCAGTTGCCTTAACGAAGTTCTCAACCAAATAAAGCACATAAACGTACAACAGGTGTGCAGCGAGGAGGAACACACAAGGGAGATTTGTATCGCAGAAGAAGAAGATCTCGAGACACCATGTCATTTAATACCAGTAAATGAGAATTCAATGAATCGTGActattttattaaagaaaatactGCACCAACTTCCTTTGATCCGTTGTATTGCcttattgatgaatttattattccctaa